From Euwallacea similis isolate ESF13 chromosome 14, ESF131.1, whole genome shotgun sequence, one genomic window encodes:
- the LOC136413644 gene encoding uncharacterized protein: protein MKILYELYEDDYDRRIELYKLIDEATFFLNGFVHKHNCRYCDNENLHLFREGHTQFPQKLNVWAGILGNEIIGPFFLEQNLTGQLYLNLLENEVNPRILQSLQDQQDRAPPHYTLAVKWIGRRGAIDWPARSLNLTPLDFFLWGYLKSKVYKTPIESIQELKNGITLECRGITRQTFINVHKEFDNRLYYCLENNGSHFEHLIK from the exons ATGAAGATTCTGTACGAACTCTACGAAGACGACTACGATAGAAGAATTGAACTTTACAAATTAAT tgatgaagcaacttttttcttgaatGGGTTTGTTCACAAACACAATTGCAGGTATTGCGATAATGAAAATCTACACTTATTTCGGGAAGGACATACTCAATTCCCACAAAAACTAAATGTTTGGGCGGGTATTCTGGGAAACGAAATAATTGGGCCATTTTTTCtagaacaaaatttaactGGTCAATTGTATCTGAACCTGTTAGAAAATGAAGTTAATCCTCGCATTTTGCAATCTTTACAAGATCAA CAGGATAGAGCTCCCCCTCATTATACTTTAGCAGT AAAATGGATCGGTCGTCGAGGAGCAATAGATTGGCCAGCAAGATCTCTAAATCTTACTCCCCTcgactttttcctttggggttaCTTAAAATCTAAAGTGTATAAAACTCCAATTGAAAGTATTCAAGAACTGAAAAACGGAATAACACTGGAATGCAGAGGTATTACCAGGCAAACTTTCATTAATGTTCACAAAGAATTTGACAatagactttattattgtctGGAAAATAACGGgtcgcattttgaacatttgataaaataa